In Chitinivibrionia bacterium, a single window of DNA contains:
- a CDS encoding RNA polymerase sigma factor RpoD/SigA — protein sequence MSGSEKYSISTEEESLKLYLKDITKYNPLTPEQERETAKKIRAGDAKAEEMLIKANLRFVVGVAIGYQNQGLTLSDLINEGNLGLIRAARRFDETKGFKFISYAVWWIRQAILQGLADHSRIVKVPLNRVATIYEVSKVREQLMQKYSRNPTNAEIAEAMGMGENDVINSLKISGRHRSLDAPLRDDDGGALLDTIANDSIEDTDSKALENSVSSEMCRIMRDFLTEREYLVVRKYYGIGEETHYTLEEIGQQMDITRERVRQLKDGALIKLRRSNKAQKLIKNIMMH from the coding sequence ATGTCCGGTTCGGAAAAATACAGCATTTCTACGGAAGAAGAAAGCTTAAAACTATATCTCAAAGATATTACAAAATATAATCCGCTAACACCGGAACAAGAAAGAGAGACAGCTAAGAAAATCCGTGCCGGAGACGCTAAAGCCGAAGAAATGCTTATAAAGGCGAATTTGCGCTTTGTTGTCGGTGTTGCCATCGGCTACCAAAATCAAGGGCTTACATTGAGCGACTTAATAAATGAAGGAAACCTCGGTCTCATAAGAGCGGCGCGCCGTTTTGACGAAACCAAGGGCTTCAAATTTATCTCTTATGCTGTTTGGTGGATAAGACAGGCGATTTTGCAAGGACTTGCCGACCATTCAAGAATAGTAAAAGTTCCGCTTAACAGAGTTGCGACAATTTACGAAGTGAGCAAGGTTCGCGAGCAGTTAATGCAAAAATATTCCCGAAATCCCACTAACGCCGAAATAGCCGAAGCAATGGGAATGGGTGAAAACGACGTAATAAACTCACTGAAAATCAGCGGTCGCCACCGTTCGCTTGACGCGCCTCTGCGCGACGACGACGGCGGAGCATTGCTCGATACCATCGCCAACGACAGCATAGAAGACACCGACTCAAAAGCGCTCGAAAACTCGGTATCGTCCGAAATGTGCCGAATAATGCGCGACTTTTTGACCGAGCGCGAATACCTTGTCGTCCGTAAATATTACGGCATAGGCGAGGAAACGCACTACACTCTCGAAGAAATCGGTCAGCAAATGGACATCACCCGCGAACGAGTAAGACAGCTGAAAGACGGCGCACTTATAAAATTAAGACGTTCAAACAAAGCGCAGAAGTTGATTAAGAATATAATGATGCATTAA
- a CDS encoding MFS transporter, translating to MLTAVENPVNIKKERRYLKSLYFIMFLAFGSIQPFAMAFYKRILTTEDGSPDMLLIGIIATASPVVAFFANLSVGVLCDKFNLSQKLVSILAFMGAVFATTIGILGAHTSIALPNFAMLFIIAVLSYSFVIASLGPLVDSETLHHLNKHSDRKKFGNFRIWGTYGWAVSALTVGVLLTFVSLSETGENYRLIYFVGAAMMLFLGIFGIKARPVMVKKPKISYAYIFKDFLFMRFLIFVFIQGIIMASTTELYFSFFWAQVLSGPLQIGMVYAFWTIPEIFIMKNSDKLLHKFGSRNILLSGISFIALQLLLLSFLTPDMPFILKFMPAMLHGVSFALHFIGTINYLDSYAPQNMKATYLTTMYIARSVFAAVIGGAVGATVIHNFGTSILMRGGAVGMILMAVFFVMFVKRPKEMAEQN from the coding sequence ATGCTTACGGCGGTCGAAAATCCCGTTAATATAAAAAAAGAGCGACGTTATCTAAAATCGCTTTATTTTATAATGTTTTTGGCGTTTGGTTCAATACAACCGTTCGCTATGGCTTTTTACAAACGCATTTTAACTACCGAAGACGGCTCGCCCGATATGCTTTTAATAGGAATTATTGCCACAGCAAGTCCGGTTGTCGCCTTTTTTGCGAATTTATCCGTCGGAGTTCTTTGCGACAAATTTAATTTAAGTCAAAAACTCGTGAGCATTTTAGCTTTTATGGGAGCGGTTTTTGCAACAACAATAGGAATTTTAGGCGCACACACAAGCATAGCGCTTCCGAACTTTGCAATGCTTTTCATTATTGCCGTTTTATCTTACAGTTTTGTTATCGCCTCGCTCGGTCCTCTTGTGGACAGCGAAACATTGCACCATCTGAACAAGCATTCCGACCGCAAAAAATTCGGAAATTTCAGGATTTGGGGAACTTACGGCTGGGCTGTTTCGGCGCTGACGGTCGGCGTTCTTTTAACCTTTGTAAGCCTTAGCGAAACCGGAGAAAATTATCGACTGATATACTTTGTCGGCGCGGCAATGATGTTGTTTTTGGGAATTTTCGGAATAAAAGCGCGTCCCGTAATGGTCAAAAAACCAAAAATATCATACGCATACATCTTTAAAGATTTTCTGTTTATGCGCTTTTTAATCTTTGTTTTTATACAAGGGATAATAATGGCGAGCACAACCGAGTTGTATTTCAGTTTCTTTTGGGCGCAAGTGCTTTCGGGACCGCTTCAAATAGGAATGGTTTACGCTTTTTGGACAATTCCCGAAATATTTATAATGAAAAACAGCGACAAACTGCTCCATAAATTCGGAAGCAGAAATATACTTCTGTCAGGAATTTCCTTTATTGCGCTTCAACTGCTTTTGCTCTCGTTTCTTACGCCCGATATGCCGTTTATCTTGAAATTTATGCCCGCAATGCTTCACGGCGTGTCGTTTGCTCTGCACTTTATCGGCACAATAAACTATCTCGACTCTTACGCTCCGCAAAATATGAAAGCAACCTATTTAACAACAATGTACATAGCGCGCTCGGTATTTGCGGCGGTAATCGGCGGCGCAGTCGGCGCAACGGTAATTCACAATTTCGGAACAAGCATACTTATGCGCGGCGGCGCAGTCGGTATGATACTGATGGCAGTGTTCTTCGTAATGTTTGTGAAGAGACCGAAAGAGATGGCTGAACAGAATTGA
- a CDS encoding DUF1576 domain-containing protein, producing the protein MNLATTTHEHNKIPADDYLIFIICIIFAAFAFYLDSPSDILAGLHRINTSRSVLITDYVALAGIGATLINSAIQVLLTLVLVMTTKTKLTGRVIAAIFLTAGFSLFGKNIFNTLPIIGGVWLYGKATKTDFRYLVLQAMIAGTIAPIVSEIAFFGDFTTPLKILAAYAVGIFVGFIFPVVLEKTVPIHKNYCLYKGGIAGGFIAVMFAGLFRSFGFEINPEYYWDITHTLPLSVLSYTIAGVLILFGLIADNPQNTLRKFMSLTRERDTSDSDFFRTYKYTAYVNIGILCALATTVMLLLDKPINGPILGGIFTISGFAAAGKSLRNVVPILVGSIFAAHINFLDVGDPQNALAILFSTGLAPIAGKYGWHWGIITGFVHVSIAIFVGDINGGLNLYNNGFAGAFVVVIIIPIIGFINSTFAKTKARIEEEFHLG; encoded by the coding sequence ATGAACCTTGCCACAACAACGCACGAACATAATAAAATCCCTGCCGACGATTATCTTATTTTTATAATCTGCATAATTTTTGCGGCATTCGCCTTTTATTTGGATTCGCCGAGCGACATACTCGCAGGACTGCACAGAATAAACACATCCCGAAGCGTTCTTATTACCGACTACGTTGCATTGGCAGGTATCGGCGCAACGCTTATAAATTCGGCAATTCAGGTGCTTCTCACGCTTGTCCTTGTTATGACCACCAAAACCAAGCTTACGGGAAGAGTAATCGCCGCGATATTTTTGACCGCGGGGTTTTCGCTTTTCGGCAAAAACATATTTAATACACTGCCGATAATCGGAGGCGTGTGGCTTTACGGAAAGGCGACAAAAACGGATTTTCGCTACCTTGTTTTGCAGGCAATGATTGCAGGAACAATCGCGCCGATAGTCAGTGAAATAGCGTTTTTCGGCGATTTTACAACCCCTCTCAAAATCCTCGCGGCTTATGCGGTCGGAATATTTGTCGGCTTCATTTTTCCGGTGGTTTTAGAAAAAACTGTCCCTATTCACAAAAATTATTGTCTCTACAAAGGCGGAATTGCGGGCGGTTTTATAGCTGTGATGTTTGCGGGACTTTTCAGAAGTTTCGGCTTTGAAATCAATCCCGAATACTATTGGGATATAACGCACACTTTACCTCTGTCGGTTCTTTCTTACACCATTGCGGGAGTGCTTATTCTGTTCGGTTTAATTGCGGATAATCCCCAGAACACTCTACGAAAATTTATGTCTCTTACAAGAGAAAGAGACACGAGCGACAGCGATTTTTTCAGGACGTACAAATACACCGCTTATGTAAATATCGGAATTTTGTGCGCGCTTGCAACAACCGTTATGCTACTTTTAGATAAACCCATTAACGGACCTATTTTGGGGGGAATTTTTACTATTTCGGGATTTGCCGCCGCAGGAAAAAGCCTCAGAAACGTCGTTCCTATTCTTGTAGGAAGCATATTCGCCGCGCACATAAACTTTTTGGACGTCGGCGACCCTCAAAACGCCCTTGCCATTCTTTTTTCCACGGGACTTGCGCCGATTGCAGGTAAATACGGCTGGCATTGGGGAATAATTACAGGCTTTGTGCACGTGTCAATCGCCATATTTGTGGGCGACATAAACGGCGGACTTAACCTTTATAACAACGGTTTTGCAGGCGCCTTTGTCGTGGTGATAATCATTCCGATTATAGGCTTTATTAACAGCACATTCGCCAAGACAAAGGCGCGAATAGAAGAAGAATTTCACTTAGGATAA
- the folP gene encoding dihydropteroate synthase — protein MNIDFKVMGILNITPDSFSDGGLYFGDLGKIIDRVAKMTEEGADIIDVGGESTRPNSDEVPLDEELNRVIPAVEEIRKRFDTTISIDTRKSEVAEQALNLGANWINDVSAGRFDPKIPKIIAKHNATAIVMHSRECPKKMQDNPHYDDVITEVKNELQNSVNLFISAGVSRDKIIIDPGIGFAKRYEDNLVLTANLDKIAFDNYPMLYAASRKKFIAQTIESETKNRLYGGLAAIGQAYLNGARIFRVHDVAETVDFLKMSAKLAVFKSITGGKK, from the coding sequence ATGAACATAGATTTTAAGGTAATGGGAATATTAAACATCACCCCCGATTCGTTTTCGGACGGGGGATTGTATTTTGGCGATTTAGGCAAAATAATCGACCGCGTCGCAAAAATGACGGAAGAAGGCGCGGATATAATAGACGTCGGCGGCGAAAGCACAAGACCGAATTCCGATGAAGTTCCCCTTGACGAAGAACTAAACCGAGTAATTCCTGCGGTCGAGGAAATCCGTAAAAGGTTTGATACGACTATTTCAATCGATACCCGAAAAAGCGAAGTTGCAGAACAGGCGTTAAACCTTGGTGCAAACTGGATAAACGATGTAAGCGCGGGAAGATTTGACCCGAAAATTCCAAAAATAATTGCGAAACACAACGCAACAGCAATCGTAATGCACAGCCGAGAATGCCCAAAAAAAATGCAGGATAACCCACATTACGACGATGTAATAACGGAAGTAAAAAACGAGTTGCAAAATTCGGTAAATTTGTTTATTTCTGCGGGCGTATCGAGAGATAAAATAATTATCGATCCCGGAATAGGCTTCGCGAAAAGATACGAAGATAACCTTGTTTTAACCGCAAATCTCGACAAAATCGCTTTTGATAACTACCCGATGCTTTACGCCGCTTCCCGCAAAAAATTTATTGCCCAAACAATCGAAAGTGAAACAAAAAATCGACTTTACGGCGGACTTGCGGCAATCGGACAGGCATATTTGAACGGTGCAAGAATTTTTCGCGTGCACGACGTCGCCGAGACCGTCGATTTTTTGAAAATGAGCGCAAAACTTGCTGTATTCAAATCTATTACAGGAGGTAAAAAATGA
- the ftsH gene encoding ATP-dependent zinc metalloprotease FtsH, with translation MREDKEIEQNYNNVGAKIGAAAPQNSEQPIKVSMPSRSGRLKRGGGNDPFGAIIVWIISIALMFMIMRTMSDNTGPAMLEHSQFQELLQIKQTEQNFNISAEIRPLENGVAQLRGLLSDSNVISQIAQVASPNVHFFVNIPFPLDPQTVEYWNEVGMSYRILGQQFGFWQFISNNLWLIILSIFLFMMFRGARGAASGMFGFGKARAKQLMDNNTKTFADVAGAKEAKNELAEIVDFLKSSEKYKKLGGKIPKGVLLLGSPGTGKTLLAKAVAGEAKVPFFFMSGSEFTEMFVGVGASRVRDLFDTAKKQAPCIIFIDEIDAVGRKRSSEFRGGNGDDQTLNQMLVEMDGFEENSGVIVVAATNRPDVLDPALLRAGRFDRQVVVDVPDVKGREEILQVHTKNLPLADDVHLETIAKGTPGFVGADLANLVNEAALLAARFEAEKVSMIDFEEAKDKIAMGTERKSMVLSEKERKMTAYHEAGHAICTLHCENADPLHKVTIIPRGRALGITYSVPEEDKHSYSKDYLLDRICVAMGGRAAEKIVFDNFTTGAANDIKVSTDLVRKMVCEYGMSEAGPIALGAKEEEAYLGYEMTSRNYSEKMAEEIDRLVKGIILKQEERSIKILTEHRAKLDLLAEALIEHELLDKEEIDKIISGTGIERAKKSRDKDLAPIDMRAWATTDKVEISSEGENISTSRKHFDETAKQNEQIIEGFERRIAEEEDIILILEAKVAEEEKKTPPDRKKIKSFLESIKSVQKKIKFYRKNIKIADDIIYLAEGASLLLEEANAADHAEEKPKKEKDENKE, from the coding sequence ATGCGGGAAGATAAAGAAATCGAGCAAAATTACAATAATGTCGGCGCCAAAATAGGCGCGGCGGCTCCCCAAAACAGCGAGCAACCTATAAAGGTTTCTATGCCATCTCGTTCGGGAAGACTGAAACGCGGCGGAGGCAATGACCCGTTCGGCGCAATTATAGTATGGATTATATCTATTGCTTTGATGTTTATGATTATGCGAACAATGTCGGATAACACAGGTCCCGCAATGCTCGAACACAGCCAATTTCAAGAACTTCTGCAAATAAAGCAAACCGAACAAAACTTCAATATTTCGGCGGAAATCAGACCTTTGGAAAACGGCGTTGCGCAACTCAGAGGATTATTAAGCGATTCAAACGTTATTTCGCAAATTGCGCAAGTCGCTTCTCCGAATGTCCATTTTTTTGTAAACATACCATTTCCGCTTGACCCACAAACCGTCGAATACTGGAATGAAGTAGGAATGTCCTATAGAATTTTAGGACAACAATTCGGATTTTGGCAATTTATCAGTAATAATTTGTGGCTTATAATATTATCGATTTTTCTGTTTATGATGTTCAGAGGAGCGCGCGGAGCGGCGAGCGGGATGTTCGGCTTCGGAAAAGCGCGGGCAAAACAGCTGATGGACAATAATACCAAAACCTTTGCCGACGTGGCAGGCGCGAAAGAAGCTAAAAACGAGCTGGCAGAAATTGTAGATTTCCTTAAATCGTCCGAAAAGTACAAAAAACTTGGCGGGAAAATTCCAAAAGGCGTATTGCTTCTCGGCTCACCGGGAACAGGAAAAACCCTACTTGCCAAAGCAGTTGCGGGAGAGGCAAAGGTGCCGTTTTTCTTTATGAGCGGAAGTGAATTTACGGAAATGTTTGTGGGCGTGGGTGCTTCTCGTGTTCGGGATTTGTTCGACACCGCAAAAAAACAAGCGCCCTGCATAATTTTCATAGACGAAATAGACGCGGTAGGTCGCAAACGCAGTTCTGAATTCAGAGGCGGAAACGGCGACGACCAAACACTGAACCAAATGCTCGTAGAAATGGACGGGTTTGAAGAAAATTCGGGCGTAATCGTAGTAGCCGCGACAAACAGACCCGACGTCTTAGACCCTGCGCTTCTTCGGGCAGGACGTTTCGACAGACAAGTTGTCGTAGATGTCCCCGACGTAAAAGGTCGCGAAGAAATTTTGCAGGTACATACCAAAAACCTGCCGCTTGCCGACGACGTTCATTTGGAAACAATAGCCAAAGGTACTCCCGGTTTTGTCGGCGCGGACTTGGCGAATTTAGTGAATGAGGCAGCTCTTCTTGCGGCGCGTTTTGAGGCGGAAAAAGTGAGTATGATTGATTTTGAAGAGGCAAAAGACAAAATCGCAATGGGAACCGAGCGAAAGAGTATGGTATTGTCCGAAAAGGAGCGGAAAATGACCGCTTATCACGAGGCAGGGCACGCCATTTGTACGCTTCATTGCGAAAACGCCGACCCGCTTCATAAAGTTACAATTATTCCGCGAGGCAGAGCGCTCGGCATTACATACTCCGTCCCCGAAGAAGACAAACATTCCTATTCCAAAGATTACCTTTTAGACAGAATTTGCGTAGCAATGGGCGGACGCGCCGCAGAAAAAATAGTTTTCGACAACTTTACGACAGGCGCCGCCAACGACATAAAAGTATCAACCGATTTAGTGCGAAAAATGGTTTGCGAATACGGAATGTCGGAAGCAGGTCCCATTGCTTTGGGCGCAAAAGAAGAAGAAGCGTACTTGGGATATGAGATGACATCGCGCAATTACTCCGAAAAAATGGCGGAAGAAATAGACCGCCTCGTTAAAGGAATAATACTGAAGCAAGAAGAGCGTTCCATAAAAATACTCACAGAACACCGCGCAAAACTCGACCTGCTTGCCGAAGCGCTTATTGAACACGAGCTTTTGGACAAAGAAGAAATAGACAAAATTATTTCGGGAACAGGCATTGAACGCGCCAAAAAGAGCCGTGATAAAGACCTCGCGCCCATAGATATGAGAGCGTGGGCAACGACCGACAAGGTCGAAATTTCGTCGGAGGGTGAAAACATATCGACTTCCCGCAAACATTTCGATGAAACAGCAAAGCAAAACGAGCAAATTATTGAAGGTTTTGAGAGAAGGATTGCCGAAGAAGAAGATATAATTTTAATTTTGGAAGCAAAAGTCGCCGAAGAAGAAAAGAAAACGCCGCCCGACAGAAAGAAAATAAAGTCCTTTCTGGAAAGCATTAAAAGCGTGCAGAAAAAAATAAAATTCTATCGCAAAAACATCAAAATTGCCGATGATATTATTTATCTTGCAGAAGGCGCATCATTGTTGCTTGAAGAAGCAAATGCCGCCGACCACGCAGAAGAAAAACCAAAAAAGGAAAAAGACGAGAATAAAGAATGA
- a CDS encoding TatD family hydrolase — MAKIKRKSDCTVMWIDTHAHLCQTNESDFFAQLERAKEAGVCGIINIGTDIEESKTAIRRAKLPTPLKTFAAIGICVPESGNFSDNFDWVDELSDLAKSPEVVAIGETGLDGAGKDGYPSIDLQLSAFKKQIELAKLHNLPLIVHSRMQDEKVLEMCISSGIKKALFHCFTGTAESAKKITDAGFYISFSGIITFAKSGLNEVIKAVPTEQILIETDAPWLAPAPFRGKPNEPSYIRFVGEKVAEIREIDEYAMAKIIKENTQNFFDIVF; from the coding sequence ATGGCAAAGATTAAGAGAAAGAGCGACTGCACCGTAATGTGGATTGATACGCACGCACATCTTTGTCAGACTAACGAAAGCGATTTTTTTGCGCAACTCGAAAGAGCAAAAGAAGCGGGAGTTTGCGGAATAATAAATATCGGAACCGATATTGAAGAAAGCAAAACCGCCATTCGGAGAGCAAAATTGCCGACGCCTTTAAAGACCTTTGCCGCAATCGGAATATGCGTTCCCGAAAGCGGCAATTTTTCAGATAATTTTGACTGGGTCGATGAATTGAGCGATTTGGCGAAATCTCCCGAAGTCGTCGCAATAGGCGAAACAGGGCTTGACGGCGCAGGAAAAGACGGTTATCCGTCGATTGATTTGCAACTTTCAGCGTTCAAAAAGCAAATAGAATTAGCGAAATTGCATAACTTGCCGCTTATCGTTCACTCGCGAATGCAAGACGAAAAGGTGCTTGAAATGTGCATTTCTTCTGGAATAAAAAAGGCGCTTTTTCATTGCTTTACGGGAACTGCCGAAAGTGCGAAAAAAATTACAGACGCGGGCTTTTACATATCATTTTCTGGCATAATAACATTTGCAAAAAGCGGCTTAAACGAAGTAATAAAAGCGGTGCCGACAGAGCAAATTTTGATAGAAACAGACGCGCCGTGGCTTGCCCCTGCACCTTTCAGAGGAAAGCCAAACGAACCGTCATATATTCGATTTGTCGGTGAAAAGGTCGCTGAAATTCGCGAAATTGATGAATATGCAATGGCGAAAATAATAAAAGAGAACACTCAGAATTTTTTTGATATTGTATTTTAA
- a CDS encoding helix-turn-helix domain-containing protein, whose translation MSEKLDALAEETPKSDKISIGGTIRKQRISMNISIDKISRDLKINKTYVQAIEDDKHELLPALPYVRGYIKAIGEYLSIDSTKLLKQFSSEEENNSNGNGNGAKSNTSSAKDNRDSGKQESDKDETINVSMSEQKKGKNYSFPILLLVLLGVLAYFAANFGTFGDENIYDEEIVSTESEALVPPDESDENEFGEGEEGADGAAVAQTPSIELVVNLARDSSAIEVINDGVLTRNRTFSRPYRFTETARDTLAIRLGAPMAAELTFNGNSVARSGSRPTNWLFTNDGNFRTITFNEWQRLRERATAP comes from the coding sequence ATGAGCGAAAAACTTGACGCATTGGCGGAAGAGACACCAAAAAGCGATAAAATTTCCATTGGCGGAACAATTCGCAAACAAAGAATATCGATGAATATATCGATAGATAAAATTTCAAGAGATTTGAAAATAAACAAAACTTACGTCCAAGCGATTGAAGACGACAAGCACGAACTTCTTCCTGCGCTTCCATACGTGCGCGGTTATATAAAAGCTATAGGAGAATATCTGTCTATAGACTCAACAAAACTGCTTAAGCAATTCTCGTCGGAAGAAGAAAACAACAGCAATGGCAACGGCAACGGCGCAAAATCGAATACATCCTCTGCAAAAGATAACAGAGACAGCGGAAAACAAGAAAGTGATAAAGACGAAACCATAAATGTAAGTATGTCGGAACAGAAAAAAGGCAAAAACTACAGTTTCCCGATTTTGCTTTTAGTTCTATTGGGAGTTTTGGCTTATTTTGCCGCAAATTTCGGAACATTCGGAGACGAAAATATTTACGACGAAGAGATTGTTTCGACCGAAAGCGAAGCATTAGTTCCACCCGATGAAAGCGACGAAAACGAATTCGGCGAAGGCGAAGAAGGAGCAGACGGCGCGGCGGTTGCGCAAACTCCGAGCATTGAACTTGTGGTTAATTTGGCAAGAGACAGTTCTGCAATAGAAGTAATCAACGACGGAGTGCTTACACGCAACAGAACTTTTTCAAGACCGTACAGATTTACGGAAACCGCAAGAGACACCCTTGCAATTCGCCTCGGCGCGCCTATGGCGGCAGAGCTTACGTTTAACGGAAACTCCGTTGCAAGAAGCGGAAGCAGACCGACAAACTGGCTTTTTACAAATGACGGGAATTTCAGAACCATAACTTTCAACGAATGGCAAAGATTAAGAGAAAGAGCGACTGCACCGTAA
- a CDS encoding patatin-like phospholipase family protein, with protein MKTFFLIFTLTFLGFADRKPLVLSLSGGGARGIAHIGVLKFFEEKGIIPDTIVGTSMGAIVGTLYAAGHSPAEIHRILKPLSTGNLVYGNANARSVRNKKQKTLITLRFDRGLNVILPKGIASPQLLDGIIGSSVIAAQISSDGDFDRLPIPLRIWTTNLSRGEAQMHREGDILQIAKASASAPGFMPPVKIDEDWHVDGGLRANIPLLDSVRNENTFIFAVDVTSERNKTKRLRSLVDVIQFAVAMGMKETEVANAELADIVITPLGDDIKNTEFFLFDQLVQAGYDAAKEAFKNSPELQIYKNSGRVVITPPDEFWINVIELDGLQRTREWYMNRILDMDLDRPMTSQRIERITRIAEATDFFESFHITGHGDTLTAVVLEKERRSLGLGLRFDNRNLAEILVAPRYDNIMGHGVSIGGIFQIGYLRKRIMSELSWTVPIKQSFNWYVDFNAYLSSQRLVSRQIDESTYIDRVVINYSESDITKNGINLISGFEFANAITIFGGLRSEIYKSLQSRDGDVAFNFTEGNDRFRMLITGVETDYRDDAYFPSSGGRHRFWLAGASNEWGSRDRFFTINGNLSFVVPINRLHTFMPSVFVAWADQELPPTMRYYIGGGRFEDFTSASNILYTIPFAGVDNRRLFADNFFMFEFAWRYQFTQRHPFYFTLFVNGGNVWNYEQYDEGGSISREFFKDIPVGVETELAMRTPVGPLRFSWSRLIAGEFRENFGMERKNIFRFSAGFDF; from the coding sequence ATGAAAACGTTTTTTTTAATTTTCACCCTAACTTTTTTAGGTTTTGCCGACCGAAAACCGCTTGTTTTGTCGCTTTCCGGCGGCGGCGCAAGAGGAATTGCCCACATAGGCGTTCTTAAATTCTTTGAAGAAAAAGGTATTATCCCCGACACCATCGTCGGAACGAGTATGGGAGCAATCGTCGGAACTCTGTATGCCGCAGGACATTCTCCCGCAGAAATTCACAGAATTCTGAAACCGCTTTCCACAGGAAACCTCGTATATGGGAACGCAAACGCAAGGTCTGTTCGCAATAAAAAACAAAAAACATTAATAACGCTTCGCTTCGACAGAGGCTTAAACGTAATTTTACCCAAAGGCATTGCTTCTCCGCAACTGTTGGACGGAATTATAGGTTCAAGCGTTATTGCCGCACAAATAAGCAGCGACGGAGACTTCGACAGATTGCCGATACCTCTTCGTATCTGGACTACAAATCTTTCTCGCGGCGAAGCGCAAATGCACAGAGAAGGCGACATTTTGCAAATCGCAAAAGCGTCTGCGTCCGCTCCCGGATTTATGCCTCCCGTAAAAATCGACGAAGATTGGCACGTTGACGGCGGACTTCGGGCAAATATTCCGCTTCTGGACAGCGTAAGAAACGAAAACACATTCATATTCGCCGTGGACGTAACTTCCGAGAGAAACAAAACCAAACGCCTCCGTTCACTGGTGGACGTAATACAGTTTGCCGTTGCAATGGGAATGAAAGAAACCGAAGTGGCAAATGCAGAATTAGCGGACATTGTTATTACTCCGCTCGGCGACGATATAAAAAACACCGAATTTTTTCTTTTTGACCAACTTGTACAGGCAGGATACGACGCCGCAAAAGAAGCGTTTAAAAATTCTCCCGAACTTCAAATTTACAAAAACAGCGGCAGAGTTGTTATTACACCGCCTGACGAATTTTGGATAAACGTAATAGAATTGGACGGCTTGCAAAGAACAAGAGAATGGTATATGAACCGAATTCTGGATATGGATTTGGACAGACCGATGACCTCGCAAAGAATTGAGCGCATAACAAGAATTGCCGAAGCGACCGATTTTTTTGAAAGCTTTCACATAACAGGACACGGCGATACTCTGACCGCCGTCGTTTTAGAAAAAGAAAGGCGAAGTTTGGGCTTAGGCTTACGTTTTGACAACCGCAATCTTGCTGAAATTCTTGTCGCCCCGCGATACGACAACATTATGGGACACGGAGTTTCCATCGGCGGTATTTTTCAGATAGGCTATTTGCGAAAAAGAATTATGAGCGAATTATCTTGGACTGTTCCGATAAAACAAAGCTTCAACTGGTATGTCGATTTTAATGCGTATTTGTCTTCACAGCGGCTTGTTTCCCGTCAAATAGACGAATCAACATATATCGACAGAGTAGTTATCAATTATTCGGAATCCGATATAACAAAAAACGGAATAAATTTGATTTCGGGTTTTGAATTTGCAAATGCCATAACGATTTTCGGAGGATTGCGCAGTGAAATATACAAGTCCCTACAGTCAAGAGACGGCGATGTCGCCTTTAATTTCACAGAGGGCAACGACAGGTTCAGAATGCTGATAACAGGCGTAGAAACAGACTACCGAGACGACGCATATTTCCCGTCATCGGGCGGCAGGCACAGATTTTGGCTTGCAGGCGCGAGCAATGAATGGGGAAGCCGAGACCGCTTCTTTACAATTAACGGAAACTTATCATTCGTCGTTCCGATAAACAGATTGCACACGTTTATGCCGTCGGTTTTCGTCGCTTGGGCAGACCAAGAATTGCCGCCTACAATGCGCTATTACATAGGAGGCGGTCGTTTTGAAGATTTTACTTCGGCTTCAAATATTTTATACACAATTCCTTTTGCGGGAGTTGACAATCGCCGTCTTTTCGCCGACAACTTTTTTATGTTTGAATTTGCTTGGCGGTATCAGTTTACACAAAGACACCCATTTTATTTTACGCTTTTCGTTAACGGCGGAAACGTTTGGAACTACGAGCAATACGACGAGGGCGGCAGTATTTCGAGGGAGTTTTTCAAAGATATTCCCGTCGGCGTAGAGACCGAACTGGCAATGCGAACTCCCGTAGGTCCTTTACGCTTTTCGTGGAGTCGTCTGATTGCGGGAGAATTCAGAGAAAATTTCGGGATGGAGCGGAAAAACATCTTCAGATTTTCGGCAGGATTTGATTTTTAA